In a single window of the Raphanus sativus cultivar WK10039 chromosome 9, ASM80110v3, whole genome shotgun sequence genome:
- the LOC108825859 gene encoding uncharacterized protein LOC108825859 has product MTTSLQSDPTMLLSSPEVMIPSHQPTPASTTQISYDEPEPVTCDCCGLTEECTQSYIEMIRERYMGKWICGLCSEAVKYEVIRTKRLLTTEEAMARHMNMCYKFKSSSPPPNPTGRLISAMTQILRRSLDSPRMLRSMPSSPSKDEEDCFVSNVLSRSDSCFASLT; this is encoded by the coding sequence ATGACCACAAGTCTACAAAGCGATCCAACGATGCTACTTTCATCGCCAGAGGTCATGATCCCTTCTCACCAGCCAACTCCAGCATCAACAACACAAATCTCATACGACGAGCCAGAGCCGGTGACGTGTGACTGCTGCGGATTAACCGAGGAGTGCACACAATCTTACATAGAAATGATCAGAGAACGTTACATGGGTAAATGGATCTGTGGTCTATGTTCTGAAGCTGTGAAGTACGAGGTTATAAGAACAAAACGTTTGCTAACTACAGAGGAAGCCATGGCAAGACACATGAACATGTGTTACAAGTTCAAATCCTCGAGCCCGCCTCCTAATCCTACCGGACGTTTGATCTCAGCTATGACACAGATCTTAAGAAGAAGCTTGGATTCTCCAAGGATGCTCAGATCAATGCCTAGTAGTCCTTCAAAAGACGAAGAAGATTGTTTTGTTTCAAATGTTTTGTCTAGGTCCGATAGCTGCTTTGCTAGCTTGACTTAA
- the LOC108826612 gene encoding multiple organellar RNA editing factor 7, mitochondrial isoform X1 has translation MKMRQQKKRRQKSKHSVRIGGSDTLSRLHRFTLGRLNSMASILRSPLNLTAAFRFRLAPLFPFSVEALGYVNVVACFGATKKKLRDRFILFPRSTTMHLAAGFINLLTDKIRSLPDVRWVLPDSYIVDGDSGYGGLVCCIFCALTLVLLGFFVGGTKAVLSLYIQYLQHSLFISHALFSFA, from the exons ATGAAAAtgagacaacaaaaaaaacgtAGACAGAAAAGCAAACACTCTGTCCGAATTGGAGGGTCCGACACGTTATCAAGGCTCCATCGTTTTACGCTCGGCCGTCTCAACTCAATGGCGAGCATCCTCAGAAGTCCGTTAAACTTGACGGCGGCCTTCCGGTTCCGACTTGCTCCGTTATTTCCGTTCTCC GTCGAAGCTTTGGGGTATGTGAACGTGGTTGCTTGCTTTGGTGCAACGAAGAAGAAGCTAAGAGATCGATTTATTCTGTTTCCACGAAGTACTACTATGCATTTGGCTGCAGGGTTCATCAACCTTTTGACTGACAAGATTAGAT CTCTGCCTGATGTTAGATGGGTTCTGCCAGATTCATATATAGTGGATGGTGACAGTGGATATGGAGGTTTGGTTTGCTGCATCTTTTGTGCACTTACTCTAGTATTGTTGGGTTTCTTTGTGGGGGGGACAAAAGCAGTTTTGAGCCTTTATATTCAATATCTGCAGCACTCTTTGTTTATTAGTCATGCATTATTTTCTTTTGCATGA
- the LOC108826612 gene encoding multiple organellar RNA editing factor 7, mitochondrial isoform X2, with product MKMRQQKKRRQKSKHSVRIGGSDTLSRLHRFTLGRLNSMASILRSPLNLTAAFRFRLAPLFPFSVEALGYVNVVACFGATKKKLRDRFILFPRSTTMHLAAGFINLLTDKIRSLPDVRWVLPDSYIVDGDSGYGEVPCGLATRSN from the exons ATGAAAAtgagacaacaaaaaaaacgtAGACAGAAAAGCAAACACTCTGTCCGAATTGGAGGGTCCGACACGTTATCAAGGCTCCATCGTTTTACGCTCGGCCGTCTCAACTCAATGGCGAGCATCCTCAGAAGTCCGTTAAACTTGACGGCGGCCTTCCGGTTCCGACTTGCTCCGTTATTTCCGTTCTCC GTCGAAGCTTTGGGGTATGTGAACGTGGTTGCTTGCTTTGGTGCAACGAAGAAGAAGCTAAGAGATCGATTTATTCTGTTTCCACGAAGTACTACTATGCATTTGGCTGCAGGGTTCATCAACCTTTTGACTGACAAGATTAGAT CTCTGCCTGATGTTAGATGGGTTCTGCCAGATTCATATATAGTGGATGGTGACAGTGGATATGGAG AAGTACCATGCGGACTGGCTACGAGATCAAACTGA